From Hymenobacter sedentarius, a single genomic window includes:
- a CDS encoding phosphatase PAP2-related protein: protein MATLLKPRRLPKAATSAPATLSPEQSWPGAWASPEFRGRLGLVGLGLLGLLEAAPRYFHFIQSRPGRLLDDPLLSLLPVHDESTLTFALIYGSIGATLAFLLPRPQLLLRAFWAYFILQLLRMLTLWLLPLDPPVALVALHDPVVDHLFAATTQPVVRDLFFSGHTATMALLALAVRGRRWRWPLVVLTGAVGMLVLVQRVHYSYDVLAAPLFAWLAYWLAERVAWQRPPYKYFS, encoded by the coding sequence GTGGCTACGCTTTTAAAACCCCGCCGTTTGCCCAAAGCCGCTACCTCGGCTCCGGCAACACTTTCCCCTGAGCAATCTTGGCCGGGGGCCTGGGCCAGCCCGGAGTTCCGCGGGCGGCTGGGGTTGGTGGGGCTGGGGCTGCTGGGCCTGCTGGAGGCGGCCCCGCGCTACTTCCACTTCATCCAGTCGCGCCCCGGCCGGCTGCTGGACGACCCGCTGCTGAGCTTGCTGCCGGTGCACGACGAGTCGACCCTCACCTTTGCGCTGATTTACGGGAGCATCGGGGCCACGCTGGCCTTCTTGCTGCCGCGCCCCCAGCTGCTGCTCCGGGCTTTTTGGGCGTATTTTATTTTGCAGCTGCTGCGCATGCTCACGCTGTGGCTGCTGCCGCTGGACCCGCCCGTGGCGCTGGTGGCGCTGCACGACCCCGTGGTGGACCACCTCTTTGCCGCGACCACGCAGCCCGTGGTGCGCGACTTGTTCTTCTCGGGGCACACGGCCACCATGGCGCTGCTGGCCCTGGCCGTGCGGGGCCGCCGCTGGCGCTGGCCGCTGGTGGTGCTCACCGGGGCGGTGGGCATGCTAGTGCTGGTGCAGCGGGTGCACTACTCTTACGACGTGCTGGCCGCCCCGCTGTTTGCCTGGCTGGCCTACTGGCTGGCCGAGCGAGTGGCCTGGCAGCGGCCGCCCTACAAGTACTTCTCGTAA
- a CDS encoding amidohydrolase — protein sequence MRISFPLFSTGVVMALANLPAQAQNSALNARIGQLATQEESKVIAWRRDIHEHPELGNQETRTAGIIAAHLKKLGFEVQTGVGRTGVVGILKGGKPGPVVALRADMDALPLTESNDLPFASKVKTTYLGQPVGVMHACGHDTHVAMLMGAAEVLSQVKKDLPGTVKFIFQPAEEGSLPGVEGGAKLMVKEGVLDKPKVDAVFGVHISAGTEVGNLNYRPGGEMASSDRFTIKVHGKGAHGAYPWNSVDPVVTAAQIILGLQTIVSREVKLTDDAAVVTVGTINAGVRYNVIPPDVEMSGTVRALSPAVQKQIWASIKRIATNIAESAGATADVTIEPYVPVTINDPALTAQMLPTLQAAAGPGRVHEIKAVTGAEDFSFYQEKVPGLFLFVGGMAKGQDPATAADHHTAGFRIDESGLTLGVKTLATLAADYLNAKKL from the coding sequence ATGCGCATTTCTTTTCCCCTATTCTCCACAGGCGTTGTGATGGCGCTGGCCAACCTGCCGGCCCAGGCCCAAAACAGTGCCCTCAATGCCCGAATTGGCCAGCTGGCTACCCAGGAAGAAAGCAAGGTCATCGCCTGGCGGCGCGACATTCACGAGCACCCCGAGCTGGGCAACCAGGAAACCCGCACTGCCGGCATTATTGCCGCGCATCTCAAGAAATTAGGCTTTGAGGTGCAGACCGGCGTGGGCCGCACCGGCGTGGTGGGCATACTGAAAGGCGGCAAGCCCGGCCCCGTGGTGGCCCTGCGCGCCGACATGGACGCGCTGCCCCTCACCGAAAGCAACGACCTGCCCTTTGCCTCCAAAGTAAAAACTACCTACCTGGGCCAGCCCGTGGGCGTGATGCACGCCTGCGGCCACGACACCCACGTGGCCATGCTCATGGGGGCGGCCGAGGTGTTGAGCCAAGTGAAAAAGGACCTGCCCGGCACCGTGAAGTTCATCTTTCAGCCCGCCGAGGAAGGCTCCTTGCCGGGCGTGGAAGGCGGCGCCAAGCTCATGGTAAAAGAAGGCGTGCTCGACAAGCCCAAGGTGGATGCCGTGTTCGGGGTGCACATCAGCGCCGGCACCGAAGTGGGCAACCTGAACTACCGCCCCGGCGGCGAAATGGCGTCTTCTGACCGCTTCACCATCAAGGTGCACGGCAAGGGCGCGCACGGCGCCTACCCCTGGAACAGCGTGGACCCCGTGGTGACGGCCGCCCAGATTATCCTGGGCCTGCAAACCATCGTGAGCCGTGAGGTGAAACTCACCGATGATGCTGCCGTGGTAACCGTGGGCACCATCAACGCCGGCGTGCGCTACAACGTCATCCCGCCCGATGTGGAAATGAGCGGCACCGTCCGGGCCCTCAGCCCGGCGGTGCAAAAGCAAATCTGGGCCTCCATCAAGCGCATTGCCACCAACATCGCCGAGAGCGCCGGCGCCACCGCCGATGTCACCATCGAGCCCTACGTGCCCGTGACCATCAACGACCCGGCGCTGACGGCCCAAATGCTGCCGACCCTGCAAGCCGCGGCCGGACCGGGGCGCGTGCACGAAATCAAGGCCGTGACCGGCGCCGAGGACTTTTCCTTCTACCAGGAAAAGGTACCCGGCCTGTTCCTCTTTGTGGGCGGTATGGCCAAAGGCCAGGACCCCGCCACCGCCGCCGACCACCACACGGCCGGCTTCCGCATCGACGAAAGCGGGCTGACGCTGGGCGTGAAAACCCTGGCCACTTTGGCTGCCGATTACCTGAACGCCAAGAAGCTCTAG
- a CDS encoding M4 family metallopeptidase — MLGSLAATTAQAQDAARIQNKVLGEDNQPVLVQFSAEGKAAYRGVEGAQVLRQQLALTNADQMVKRHVETDQLGFTHEKFAQYYQGIRVEHADYTVHAKGGTVESISGDFEKISGLSTTPSMSASAALTRALAHVGATKYMWQTGEADAASFRPEGELVFVRDARVSNAKSPIVLAWKFNVYAAAPISRAYIYVDARTGEVVLQDNIIKHTAATGTFATAYSGTRTFNDGTTTGGYFLREGTTRGLGIETYNCKKGNSYTAATDFVDADNSWTEYNNANFDNVAGDAHVGAQATYDYWKNIHGRNSYDNAGAKIKSYVHFDDTPGDGVGYENAYWNGSVMTYGDGATRFRPLTSLDVCGHEIGHAVCEKTANLTYSNESGAMNEGLSDIWGASIEAYAVASLGFTSGGVKAKSTWLIGEEIDKQQAALRSMSDPKSLGQPAYYKGVNWYTGTGDNGGVHTNSGVLNHWYYILAVGKSGTNEGGGVYSVTGVGLDAAAKITFRMESVYMVASSTYSQARTYAIQAATDLYGSTSAQVKAVTDAWFAVGVGAASGGTTTPTYCTSKGTSQSYEYIDLVNWGSINRSSGSDAGYYNGTALSTSVGAGTSQTIYFSAGFPTGTAYTEYWKIYIDYNQNGVFTDAGELVVSGSSSSSGTLSSTITVPTTAKSGSTRVRFIMSDNSATTSCNSYSYGETEDYTINITGGTLAPPAITSLTGGSTVLGNEQARVLEVYPNPATNQLRLTLPGQATSVQITDVRGARMTNVSLADGQVDISRLAKGMYTISVSNGEKVFHQRFVKE, encoded by the coding sequence ATGCTCGGCTCCCTGGCTGCTACCACGGCCCAGGCCCAGGATGCCGCGCGCATTCAAAACAAAGTGTTGGGCGAAGACAACCAGCCGGTGCTGGTGCAGTTCAGCGCCGAAGGCAAGGCCGCTTACCGCGGCGTGGAAGGCGCCCAGGTGCTGCGCCAGCAACTGGCCCTGACCAACGCCGACCAGATGGTGAAGCGCCACGTGGAAACCGACCAGCTCGGCTTCACGCACGAGAAGTTTGCCCAGTACTACCAGGGCATCCGCGTGGAGCACGCCGACTACACGGTGCACGCCAAGGGCGGCACGGTGGAAAGCATCAGCGGCGACTTCGAGAAGATTTCCGGGCTGAGCACCACGCCTTCCATGAGTGCCTCGGCCGCGCTGACCCGCGCCCTAGCCCACGTGGGCGCCACCAAGTACATGTGGCAGACTGGCGAGGCCGATGCCGCCTCGTTCCGCCCCGAGGGGGAGCTGGTGTTTGTGCGCGATGCCCGCGTAAGCAACGCCAAGAGCCCAATAGTATTGGCCTGGAAGTTTAACGTGTACGCCGCCGCTCCCATCAGCCGCGCCTACATCTACGTAGATGCCCGCACGGGCGAAGTGGTGCTGCAGGACAACATCATCAAGCACACGGCGGCCACTGGCACGTTTGCCACCGCTTATAGCGGCACCCGCACGTTCAACGACGGCACCACTACCGGCGGCTACTTCCTGCGCGAAGGCACCACCCGCGGCCTGGGCATCGAAACCTATAACTGCAAGAAGGGCAACAGCTACACGGCCGCTACCGACTTCGTCGACGCTGATAACAGCTGGACGGAATACAACAACGCCAACTTTGACAACGTGGCCGGCGACGCCCACGTGGGCGCCCAGGCCACCTACGACTACTGGAAGAACATCCACGGCCGCAACAGCTACGACAACGCCGGTGCCAAAATCAAGAGCTACGTGCACTTCGACGACACCCCCGGCGACGGCGTGGGTTACGAAAACGCGTACTGGAACGGGTCGGTGATGACCTACGGCGACGGGGCCACGCGCTTCCGCCCGCTGACGTCGCTGGACGTGTGCGGCCACGAAATCGGCCACGCCGTGTGCGAGAAAACGGCCAACCTGACTTATTCCAACGAGTCGGGCGCCATGAACGAGGGCCTCTCCGACATCTGGGGCGCCAGCATCGAGGCCTACGCCGTGGCCAGCTTGGGCTTCACCTCGGGCGGTGTAAAAGCCAAGTCGACCTGGCTCATTGGCGAGGAAATCGACAAGCAGCAAGCGGCTTTGCGCTCGATGAGCGACCCCAAGTCGTTGGGCCAGCCCGCCTACTATAAGGGCGTGAACTGGTACACCGGAACCGGCGACAACGGCGGCGTGCACACCAATTCGGGCGTGCTCAACCATTGGTACTACATCCTGGCCGTAGGCAAATCGGGCACCAACGAAGGCGGTGGCGTGTACAGCGTAACCGGCGTGGGCCTCGACGCTGCGGCTAAAATCACCTTCCGCATGGAAAGCGTGTACATGGTGGCTTCGTCTACCTACTCGCAGGCCCGCACTTATGCCATCCAGGCCGCTACCGACCTGTATGGTTCTACTTCGGCCCAGGTAAAGGCCGTGACGGACGCGTGGTTTGCTGTGGGTGTGGGCGCTGCTTCGGGCGGGACCACCACGCCCACCTATTGCACGAGTAAGGGCACTTCGCAGTCGTATGAGTACATCGACCTGGTAAACTGGGGCAGCATCAACCGTTCGTCGGGTTCCGATGCGGGCTACTACAACGGCACGGCCCTGAGCACGAGCGTGGGCGCCGGCACCTCGCAAACCATCTATTTCAGCGCTGGCTTCCCGACTGGTACGGCATATACCGAATACTGGAAAATCTACATCGACTACAACCAGAACGGCGTATTCACCGACGCGGGCGAGTTGGTAGTAAGCGGCAGCAGCAGCAGCAGCGGCACCCTGAGCAGCACCATCACGGTGCCCACCACGGCCAAGAGCGGTAGCACCCGCGTGCGCTTCATCATGAGCGACAACTCGGCCACGACGAGCTGCAACAGCTACAGCTACGGCGAAACCGAGGACTATACCATCAACATCACCGGTGGTACGCTGGCTCCGCCCGCCATCACGAGCCTCACCGGGGGCAGCACCGTGCTGGGCAACGAGCAGGCCCGCGTGCTGGAAGTATATCCTAACCCCGCCACCAACCAGCTCCGCCTCACCCTGCCCGGGCAGGCCACCAGCGTGCAAATCACGGACGTGCGCGGTGCGCGCATGACCAATGTGAGCTTGGCCGATGGGCAGGTTGACATCAGCCGCCTGGCCAAGGGCATGTACACCATCTCCGTGAGCAACGGCGAGAAGGTGTTCCACCAGCGCTTCGTAAAAGAATAA
- a CDS encoding M4 family metallopeptidase encodes MTNKYSAAALLMFGALAANTAQAQDARRIQNKVLGEDNQPVLVQFSAEGKAAYRGVEGAQVLRQQLALTNADQMVKRHVETDQLGFTHEKFAQYYQGIRVEHADYTVHAKGGTVESISGDFEKISGLSTTPSMSASAALTRALAHVGATKYMWQDVEEEAGLKKDTNNSSATYYPQGELVIVRNELTQKASAKGQPVLAWKFNVYAQEPVSRAYIYVNASTGEIVMQDNIIKHTDATGSFATAYSGTRSTNDGTTTGGYFLREGLTRGQGIETYNMKKGTQYSRAVDFIDADNNWTAAEYNNANFDNVAGDAHVGAQATYDYWKNVHGRNSYDNAGAKIKSYVHYSRSYENAYWNGSVMTYGDGATRFRPLTSLDVCGHEIGHAVCEKTANLTYSNESGAMNEGLSDIWGASIEAYAVASLGFTSSGPKAKSTWLIGEEIDKQQAALRSMSDPKSQGQPDYYKGINWYVGTSDNGGVHTNSGVINYWYYLIANGKSGTNEKGVAYTVPAIGLDAAAKITFRMESVYMVASSTYAQARTYSIQAATDLYGSGSTQVTAVTAAWDAVGVTTGAAFAAATGTTSPAANASLTGLDASARSLSLYPVPATNELHLMLAGNAEITSVRISDLRGAAVHTARYDGSGTLDISNLAKGMYLISVSDGQDTFRQRFVKE; translated from the coding sequence ATGACCAACAAATACTCAGCAGCGGCATTGCTCATGTTCGGTGCACTAGCCGCCAACACGGCCCAGGCCCAGGACGCCCGCCGCATTCAAAACAAAGTGTTGGGCGAAGACAACCAGCCGGTGCTGGTGCAGTTCAGCGCCGAAGGCAAGGCCGCTTACCGCGGCGTGGAAGGCGCCCAGGTGCTGCGCCAGCAACTGGCCCTGACCAACGCCGACCAGATGGTGAAGCGCCACGTGGAAACCGACCAGCTCGGCTTCACGCACGAGAAGTTTGCCCAGTACTACCAGGGCATCCGCGTGGAGCACGCCGACTACACGGTGCACGCCAAGGGCGGCACGGTGGAAAGCATCAGCGGCGACTTCGAGAAGATTTCCGGGCTGAGCACCACGCCTTCCATGAGTGCCTCGGCCGCGCTGACCCGTGCCCTGGCCCACGTGGGCGCCACCAAGTACATGTGGCAGGACGTAGAAGAAGAAGCCGGCCTGAAGAAGGACACCAACAACTCCTCTGCCACTTACTATCCGCAGGGTGAGCTAGTGATTGTGCGCAACGAGCTGACCCAAAAAGCCAGCGCCAAAGGCCAGCCGGTACTGGCCTGGAAATTCAACGTGTATGCCCAGGAGCCGGTTAGCCGCGCCTACATCTACGTGAACGCCAGCACGGGCGAAATCGTGATGCAGGACAATATCATCAAGCATACGGACGCTACAGGTTCGTTTGCCACGGCCTATAGCGGCACCCGCTCCACCAACGACGGCACCACCACGGGCGGCTACTTCCTGCGCGAAGGCCTCACCCGCGGCCAGGGCATCGAAACCTATAACATGAAGAAAGGCACCCAGTACAGCCGGGCCGTTGACTTCATCGACGCCGATAACAACTGGACGGCAGCCGAGTACAACAACGCCAACTTCGACAACGTGGCCGGCGATGCCCACGTGGGCGCCCAGGCCACCTACGACTACTGGAAGAACGTGCACGGCCGCAATAGCTACGACAATGCCGGTGCCAAAATCAAGAGCTACGTGCACTACAGCCGCAGCTACGAAAACGCGTACTGGAACGGGTCGGTGATGACCTACGGCGACGGGGCCACGCGCTTCCGCCCGCTGACTTCGCTGGACGTGTGCGGCCACGAAATCGGCCACGCCGTGTGCGAAAAAACGGCCAACCTGACCTACTCCAACGAGTCGGGTGCCATGAACGAAGGCCTCTCCGACATCTGGGGCGCCAGCATCGAGGCCTATGCTGTGGCTTCGCTGGGCTTCACCTCAAGCGGCCCAAAAGCCAAGTCGACTTGGCTTATTGGCGAGGAAATCGACAAGCAGCAAGCCGCGCTGCGCTCGATGAGCGACCCCAAGTCGCAAGGGCAGCCCGATTATTACAAGGGCATTAACTGGTACGTTGGCACCAGCGACAATGGCGGTGTGCACACCAATTCGGGCGTAATCAACTACTGGTATTACCTGATTGCTAATGGCAAGTCTGGCACCAACGAGAAGGGCGTTGCTTACACCGTGCCCGCTATTGGGCTGGATGCTGCAGCTAAAATCACCTTCCGCATGGAAAGCGTGTACATGGTGGCTTCTTCTACCTATGCACAGGCCCGCACTTACTCCATTCAGGCCGCTACGGACCTCTACGGTTCCGGCTCAACTCAGGTAACGGCCGTAACAGCGGCCTGGGATGCCGTAGGCGTGACTACCGGTGCGGCCTTCGCCGCCGCTACCGGCACCACCAGCCCCGCTGCTAATGCCTCCCTCACCGGCCTCGATGCGTCAGCTCGTTCGCTCAGCCTCTACCCGGTGCCCGCTACCAACGAGCTGCACCTGATGCTGGCCGGCAACGCCGAAATCACCAGTGTGCGCATATCCGACCTGCGCGGTGCTGCCGTGCATACGGCTCGCTACGATGGCAGCGGCACGCTTGACATCAGCAACTTGGCCAAAGGCATGTACCTAATTAGTGTAAGCGACGGACAGGACACCTTCCGCCAGCGCTTCGTGAAGGAGTAA